From the genome of uncultured Fusobacterium sp.:
TTTTATATAATATTATATCAATAAATTATTTATCTATTATATGCTCTTTTATAATTCCGATATCTTCTCTCATTGCCTTTTGCTGTTCAAAAATTGTTTTAGTTCTCTCTGTGATCAGCAATTCTAAATTATTTCTCTTCTCCGTTAAAAGTTCTTGTTGTTTTCCACAATCTTCTCTATCCATTTTCTTATCCAATAAACTCATTAAATATCTATGATAAGCAAATATGCCACCTATAATGGTTATTGAAACTGTTATCATTTCTATTAAACTCATTGTACCCCCTCAGATGTCTTTTCAAATATTGCTTTAAAAATCTCATCATCTACTTTACTATCAGTTCTCTTAACTAGCTCTCTTAATAGTATAATAACTATTTTTTCAATAGCTATAGTTCCAAACCACTTACAAATGAAATATTTGAGAAATTTTATAACTACATTCATTAAATCACTCACCTTTAGCTAATTCAATGTGAGGTTTATCCCAACCCCAATCATACCCAAAAACTAAATTTACTCCTAATTGTTTTCCAGCTAATTCAAAAGTATCTCTTAACTTTTTCCAACGTGGATCATTGCTACTATCTGTATTTTTCCAACCTACATAATAAATATCAACTGCTCTTCCTAACTGGTGATTAGATTTTTTTGTTATCCCATCAAGTTTAGA
Proteins encoded in this window:
- a CDS encoding M15 family metallopeptidase, giving the protein MNKASNRTRENLKGVNHKLIAVVGYALAISEVDFWVNEGLRTTEKQQEYFKKGTSKLDGITKKSNHQLGRAVDIYYVGWKNTDSSNDPRWKKLRDTFELAGKQLGVNLVFGYDWGWDKPHIELAKGE